A part of Oncorhynchus kisutch isolate 150728-3 linkage group LG2, Okis_V2, whole genome shotgun sequence genomic DNA contains:
- the LOC109905178 gene encoding gamma-crystallin M3-like: MMGKITFYEDRNFQGRSYETSQDCADMSSFLSRCHSCRVDSGCFMVYDHNNYMGNQYFMRRGEYPDYQRMGMGMNDCIRSCRMIPMHKGNFRMRIYERENFGGQMHEMTDDCDSIQVRYRMSDCQSCNVMDGHWLMYEQPHYRGRQMYMKPGEYRNFSQMGMGMGGMSGSMRFMSMRRIMDNMSM, encoded by the exons ATGATGGGCAAA ATCACCTTCTACGAGGACAGGAACTTCCAGGGTCGTTCCTATGAGACCAGCCAGGACTGCGCTGACATGTCCTCCTTCCTGAGCAGGTGTCACTCCTGCAGGGTTGACAGCGGTTGCTTCATGGTCTACGATCACAACAACTACATGGGAAACCAGTACTTCATGAGGAGGGGCGAGTACCCTGACTACCAGCGCATGGGAATGGGAATGAATGACTGCATCAGGTCCTGCCGCATGATCCCCATG CACAAAGGAAACTTCAGGATGAGGATCTACGAGAGGGAGAACTTCGGAGGTCAGATGCACGAGATGACGGACGACTGTGACTCCATCCAGGTCCGTTACCGTATGTCCGACTGCCAGTCTTGCAACGTCATGGACGGCCACTGGCTGATGTACGAGCAGCCCCACTACAGAGGCAGGCAGATGTACATGAAGCCTGGAGAGTACAGGAACTTCAGTCAGATGGGCATGGGAATGGGAGGCATGAGCGGCAGCATGAGGTTCATGAGCATGAGGCGTATCATGGATAACATGTCCATGTAA